The Cucurbita pepo subsp. pepo cultivar mu-cu-16 chromosome LG08, ASM280686v2, whole genome shotgun sequence genome contains a region encoding:
- the LOC111801207 gene encoding ACT domain-containing protein ACR10-like, with translation MGILHDDVVLVRPSEKDDEPTVITVNCPDKTGLGCDLCRILLFFGLSIVRGDVTTDGKWCYIVFWVTGKSSTKWGLVKQRLIEVCPSCSSASTLSYFRPEPQPSKPPDMFLLKFCCHDRRGLLHDVTWVLCELEILIEKVKVSTTPDGKVMDLFFIIDSRDLMHTTKRQQDTCDHLKHVLGDAMISCEIEMVDAEVMLCSQASSLPSEIAEESCSLELNETSQGRSLVHKDVSVTLDNSLSPSHTLVQIVCQDHKGLIYDIMRTLKDYNIQISYGRFNKKQTRSCEIDLFIMQADGKKITDPSKQNALSTRLRMELIRPLRVAILSRGPDTELLVANPTELSGKGRPLVFHDITLALKLLDIGVFLAEIRRHLIGGREWEVYRVMLDEGVGSSIPRNKIEDGVRKMLMGWA, from the exons ATGGGTATTTTGCACGACGATGTCGTGCTTGTGAGGCCGTCGGAGAAAGACGATGAGCCTACCGTCATCACTGTCAATTGCCCCGATAAAACTGGGTTAGGCTGTGACTTGTGCCGCATACTTCTCTTCTTTGGTCTAAGCATTGTCAGAGGAG ATGTTACGACCGACGGAAAATGGTGCTACATAGTGTTTTGGGTGACGGGAAAATCGTCGACGAAGTGGGGATTAGTGAAACAGAGGTTGATTGAGGTTTGcccttcttgttcttcagctTCGACGCTTTCTTATTTCCGCCCGGAACCGCAACCCTCAAAGCCCCCTGatatgtttcttttgaagttttgtTGCCATGACAGAAGAGGGCTGTTACACG ATGTAACATGGGTTCTTTGCGAGCTCGAGATTCTTATAGAGAAAGTGAAAGTGTCGACCACTCCGGATGGAAAAGTGATGGATCTGTTTTTCATCATTGACTCCAG GGATCTCATGCACACAACGAAGAGACAGCAGGACACGTGCGACCACTTGAAACATGTCTTGGGAGATGCAATGATAAGCTGTGAAATAGAGATGGTCGACGCCGAAGTTATGTTATGCTCACAGGCATCCTCTCTTCCCTCTGAAATTGCAGAAGAATCATGTAGCTTGGAGTTGAATGAAACTTCACAAGGCAGATCATTAGTTCATAAAGATGTCTCTGTTACATTAGACAATTCGCTCAGTCCTTCTCACACACTCGTCCAAATTGTCTGTCAAGATCACAAGGGTCTTATTTACGACATTATGAGGACGCTTAAAGACTACAACATTCAG ATCTCATATGGACGCTTTAATAAGAAGCAAACGAGAAGCTGTGAGATCGACTTGTTCATCATGCAAGCTGATGGAAAGAAGATTACAGACCCAAGCAAGCAGAATGCATTGTCAACTCGGTTGCGGATGGAACTGATTCGTCCCCTCAGAGTAGCTATCTTGAGCAGAGGTCCCGACACAGAACTCTTGGTGGCAAACCCCACAGAGTTATCTGGCAAGGGTCGACCTCTCGTGTTCCATGACATCACCCTTGCTCTCAAATTGCTCGACATCGGTGTTTTTTTG GCAGAAATCAGACGCCATTTGATCGGAGGTCGAGAATGGGAAGTATACAGAGTCATGCTTGATGAAGGAGTCGGGTCTTCGATTCCCAGGAACAAGATCGAGGACGGAGTCCGAAAGATGTTGATGGGATGGGCATAA
- the LOC111799671 gene encoding uncharacterized protein LOC111799671 — MVCLACLLPLFLIPVVNALPVLFHLIMGKIYRIFGWEYRKPQGVPPACPYRPAAKQNSNEELEPLAGQQHPPPKAVDAVDAKQD, encoded by the exons ATG GTTTGCTTGGCGTGTTTATTGCCTCTGTTTCTCATTCCAGTCGTCAACGCGCTGCCTGTTCTATTCCACTTGATTATG ggcaaaatttatagaatttttGGCTGGGAATATAGAAAGCCACAGGGGGTACCTCCAGCTTGTCCCTATCGCCCTGCTGCCAAACAAAATAGCAAT GAGGAGTTAGAACCTCTAGCTGGTCAGCAGCACCCACCTCCAAAAGCCGTTGATGCGGTGGATGCAAAGCAAGACTGA